actataggtttctacatgtataaccctctatacgacatttttgctatacgatgccaactctggaatggattaaaatcatATAGCGAGGATGCACTGTAGTTCAATAGTTTGCAGGAATTAAATTATTGACAACCTTAGACGCAATAGTCATATTTTCTGGTGGTGCGATCACACTGTATCAACCAAAGTCCTTTTCGCGATTATTCATCGACTACGTGCACCATAAGCCGATGATATCAACAAGGCGACGGGGTATGTTGAGAAACATTGCAGCTGCCAAACTTTCTTGACATTTCGCCGAGCATTTACAACAATGTGTGCAATGTGCATCACTTGGGTGCTGGTGATTGACTGTGACGAATTgcttaatataatttatttcccgtcatgatagttgctgcgggattAGCATTTCATCATTTCAGTGATAGCATTGTGTAATGAGAACAGTATGTGGTGgactatttgctgatgtaaaccGAATAGGtttatgatagtgtgaacaattGTTATCACTAGCGATCACTGATGCATCATGAGGTTACTGCTGGTATAATGTAAACCAGCCTTTAGAATGTTTCCACGCTTCAAGTGTTCTGAAATTCATGATagttttggtttattttaagCAAATTTACAAATCTATGTAATTGTTTATCTGAAATAGTCGTCACTCTATAttttcaaatacaaaatattatttctaaGAAAATACTATGCTagagcatgtacatgtagattacAGTAATGGTTTATTCTACGCAGATCTAATTAAGGCAGAAATCTATTACATATGCAACAAATAGTATGCATAGTAAATAAAATGACAGAATGAAAATAACTATAATATCTATCAAAATGTTAAATTGTTGGCATATCAAGCAGTAGAGACTaaacattatttaaaatataacagaAATGTAGTGTAAAGAATACACATGAAACATGCCACAAGTAAACCAACAGTTTGAACTCATGATCCAACTGAGTCTCCAGATGAGCTCTCATATAGAGAGCTTATAAATCTCTACCATTTTGTTGCCAGATGTTGTTACTACCAAAGTGTCTGCTTCACAATGGATACGCTTACTGCCTTGCTTCAGCCAACAAAACTCATGAACCACAACTCCTAAAATGAGCATGACTAGCTGCCAGGGATTATACGTATTTGCAGTAGAATTTACCTAAATGGAATCTATGGAAAAAGCATCTGACTTTATTTGCTTCCTTTGTGTAAGCAAATAGAGCCGGTGGCCTTTAAGAGAAAACAATAAAGTTtaatgtacatatacagtacatgtatgaAGCCATATAAGACATTCCCTTAATACTTACACCAAGTGTATGATTTACAGTTGTCATATTTACAGGTTTATAGAAACTGAGGCTAACTAACCTGTCTCTAAGTTAAGTACTCTCAGCTTCCATCCACTATCAGCTAAAAGAGCATGTCCTCTTCCATAGCCTGTGATGGCTGGTAGCTCCGTCTCCTTCTTCCTCCACATGACTTCTTCGGTATTTAGGTCTATCTTAATGAGATCTTTGAAAATTGAATCAAACGCAACTATAGAAGTGTTATCTGCAGCCATGAGAATTCGTAATGATGATTTCATAGAGTCTAAGACATTTTTTACGCGGACTCCATTAAGTGTGTAGAGAGCTGGTGTAGACTGAAAACTTGTCTGATCAGTAAGAAGAAGCTGATCAGACACAAGTGTCAGTGAACTGTATGAACTGTTGACAGCAGACGGCCAGCTTGACATCAGCTTGCCAGACAAATCATACAACTTGACATTTCGTGTCACTGTATGACCAGAATAACTTCTGATGTTAGTAGGAGTCGAAGTCAAAACATAAATTGTCTCCTTATAAATTGCAACAGATAACACTGAGTATTGCGACTGAATGAGGGTGTtgacagtttgaaagttgtctACCCTTAAAACGGAATTATCCATTTGTACATAAATGTTTCCTTTGTGCTGTTTGATGCTTTTACCAAAACCCTTTAGACAGACGGTCTTTGGAGGAGACAGAGATTTAGGGTATGTAGGAGTTGTCATCAACTTCTCACTTTCGATTGCGATAGAGCTGAAAGTTATTATGATTTCAGCATTTCTATTTTGATCTATAAAAAAAAAGTGTTGTGATACGAGGTGCTGCAAAACAAGAATATTATAAACGGAAATTTCTAAACAAAAACAACCTTTTTTTTCTATCTCCTGGATATTAGACAACTTCAGAGAAGGGAGTCGTTCTCTCCTAAGCCTCTCCGTTGTTTTATACAGCTCATCATAAGCTCTTACCATatcaacctacatgtatatgaagaaGGCTCCTTTTACATCACCTAAAATGGTGGCTCATGATAGATTGGTTATTATATGCACAGTATATTAGTGTACATGCTATTATAACTGGTATAGTCATTATATATGTCAGTGTACATGTTATTATAACTGGTAGTCATTACATAtgtcagtgtatatgttattataactggtagttattatatatgtcagtgtatatgttattataactgGTAGGTATTATATAtgtcagtgtatatgttattagAAAAGGTAGTCATTATATATGTtagtgtatatgttattataactggtagtcattatatatgtcagtgtatatgtttttataattgatagttattatacatgtcaggatatatgtttttataactGGTAGTCATTATGTATGTCAGTGTAGATGTTATTATAACTTGTAGTCAATATATCGTGAAACctctatttttctaccattCCTAGAACTGGTGCTTTATTATAGTTTAAATAAAGCTTGGCCTCTATTTTGCCAACAGCTCATCAGAATTTCGGAAAGCtaaatttaatctttttatgGTCGAAATTTTTCACTCTTTTGGGAGTGAAAAATATTAActcttttggatgcaagaaatCTGCAAACTCACCTCTAGCTCGTCATAGATctgttaataaatatgcatttagaaactgagaaatatcgcTACCAgttcatatttattgcttgcaattaccTTACGAGATATACAAATATAGCTGGCGCCTTGTGTTGCAGTTTGTTGGAACTTTCAGCTTCTTATTTTTTTAGAAGGCATATTGTTATttcataactatatttaacaatattgcataaaaactcattgtaCTCGTTGATACGGTCACTACAGTTTTAGCTATAAATGCCGTTTTATGTGAAATAGAAGAAAAGTTATTGTAAGTGTCAATCAATGAAAAGTCGAGGTTAGATAgtcgcaatgatgctatcaaatagtaCGCTTTAAGTCTGcataatttataagttatatagtaataatccatcagatgctacaaatatatattcaaaaataagttacataaacaaaccatatatataatacatgcggaaacaaaaactaacattttttaaacaaaaatattagcatcgtttggTAATATTTTGCAGTCgatttttgattgttgcttccatttaaaaccatttcatCTTCTTGTGATTGTCCAATACCTTTTACATTGTCTTTTAATCACAACTCTTTTACTGTACAGCTGACCTAGCCAATATTAtcgttcaaacaattttttaacagaGCAAAGCTATTATGCATTGTCATTTAGAATTTACTTTTTGCACAAATAAAGAAATACATGTGTAACTTTGCACATCCGGCTAAGCagttttagcctcaaaatagtagtagATTCCATCGTAATTTCTAAATCGTTTTTCATATACGAGGTATCACGAcctaaacaaagaactactattagccttaTACAGTTATTACGTAATTATTTTTATCGTGatgcttttaaatttttaataaaaaaactgcaaagctttcaagttagaaaatgGACTTCGATATGACCAGAatcaatgaaagaattaattgtcaTATATTAGTGATATTGACTGAGTtagtatgattttgtggacactatTCTACCTACCATTTGCTATTGTGGGTTGgtaaagatcaaaaaatgtcaaagtagCAGTCAAATGTAAGTAGCGTTCTATTTTCCAACCTTTTTCCTGTTAATAGTGGCAGTTAAataaaagtggcattcaaatacaggttttacggtaatataAAATCAGGTCTGGACTAAAAGTAAAGCATAAATATCAGTAAATCAACCTCGTGGCTGTATTTGCACTTTGCCTCCAGTCTGTGTCTTGTGTTTCTCACAGAGTTCCATTTGCTCATCAGTGTACTTTCCATGTATTCAGCCAACTTTGTCTTGGTACGCTGCCTGTCTGCCATGAACTGTCTTTCTAGATCACcatatttctgttttatttCCGCCAGCTATTAATAAACACCCTCTTAATGTTAGTTATACTATATGGCTCAGATCTAGGTCAATACTCACATTCAGTGCTATCTAATGTTGAACTCCTTGAGAGATTTTGCTAGTATATCATGTACTTTGGCGATCAGTCAGAGATGATTTCAATCAGCATCTGTGAGAGTTTTACGTCAGACGCAAATTGCTGCTCCAATTTTCAAGCTGTGAAGTAGGTACATGTATGGTTTACCACCCCCTATTAGGGGCCTAACATCAGACTACAGCTACAATACTTTATTTACTTAATGTATATttacgcatataagcctactctAGAGGGTAAAAGTTCTTTACCAAACTAAAGGGTACAGCTTATACAAGCGTAAGTTTGATCAAAGATAAATGAAATGACGTTGTGCTAACTTAATTTTAACAACCACAACTCAAACCTTTATTAACTCaatttccttaaaggttgatttgcaacaaaattcatattaccgTTATTTgctatgaaaagattcaccatgtcttactctattgtgttgtaggtgcaaaatatgtggaaaggtgattacaagctcctaaaagctcaaaaacaaacagaaaatcgcagccacacgagaccgccgtagttaagatttccttttcaaaacggctcaaatgtgatgtagttgtgagagatggtttctgtttacactttcttgcaaccttattcgccgaaatattttcacaaatatacttcacgcattcaataaaactatgtctattgttcttacgcgtctgttttaccatcatcgtaatgctgtcacttttagcagtgatatcttataacttgccgtaaaaactcgtttaattttttagccttatagcttgaaggagtacatatcattgtctgataatcatgacgagcctgtcggTCACTTGTGACAATCGAAAAGTGTTGCAGAacttatttgcgaagtattgggtcacattaTCAGATAACGACTTGCCGCTTAGActaggccgaaacaaaactgtaaagtagcgaacatctatatttgatacgaggtcttcggtaaaacccgaagtgtttgtcataaactagtgctacgataagttttatattgagctttttattgacctttcaactcacgtgagaacatacgtgacaagacgataaccaaattttgtggttacatcagagaaataaatagattccaatctacggcggcttttcgtttttgagctttgaagagtttgtaatcacatttccacatatttggcacctacaacacaacagagtaagacatggtgaatcttttgataccaaataactgtaatgtgaattttgttgcaagtcaacctttaataaaagtaaaacaacaatgATGGTTACCACTACCATTAACCTTTCCgtacaaaataaactttttatagaGACAattaa
Above is a window of Watersipora subatra chromosome 3, tzWatSuba1.1, whole genome shotgun sequence DNA encoding:
- the LOC137390323 gene encoding tripartite motif-containing protein 59-like, producing MADSEAETKCGFCMREGKGMEEPKILPCKHVHCLECLSDFYVINHLIQCPIEGCREVYEIPAANLPSYSTEDKDWCDVCVSKEQEALTADMYCTDCRKKYCVKHKGTHDDIHIDHTSIDIKEYKLRKRKIDIRTCDKHEEHPYSLGCKVCLMVICNRCFSGLTKCQGEKSHQLLPLDELVTYLENSNRFENIMEREVDLEKLFKLISKCISDFDIETVKMLRSLNATRDVQLAEIKQKYGDLERQFMADRQRTKTKLAEYMESTLMSKWNSVRNTRHRLEAKCKYSHEVDMVRAYDELYKTTERLRRERLPSLKLSNIQEIEKKVTRNVKLYDLSGKLMSSWPSAVNSSYSSLTLVSDQLLLTDQTSFQSTPALYTLNGVRVKNVLDSMKSSLRILMAADNTSIVAFDSIFKDLIKIDLNTEEVMWRKKETELPAITGYGRGHALLADSGWKLRVLNLETG